The DNA region AGTTATCTTATGAatacaagcaattgaaaaataaatgggATATTTTGAGAGGAGAATGGAGAGCTTGGACAAAACTTATTGAAAAAGAGACAGGTCTTGGATGGGACAACACTAGGCAAACAATTGCAGCAAGTGACGAGTGGTGGGCAGCCAAGATTAAGGTGAATTCATATCTAATAATGTAATTATATCTTTATCTTATATCTTCTTTGAAGTTTAACATatgtaatgattttttttatttcaggaGTGCCCTGAGGTTGCAAAGTTCAAAAATAAGGGTCTAAGAAATTTGTCTGAAATGGAGATCCTTTTTAAGGATACTGTGGCAACTGGCCATAATGCATGGGCACCATCTGAGGACCTAAGAGATGATGGGGGAAGAGTTGAAGTAAATAGTACATTTGATACACAAATGACAGATGAGCATGACATTCACGGTTTAGGAGTTGAAACTGAAGAATGTGAAGAGATTGGAGAACCAAGTCAATCTAGTCAGGGGCCAAAAAGGAAGAGGGGAGGTAATGATAATAGGAGAGGGGGTATTGGTCACCGAATCTGCGAGCAGTTTGATCGTGTAATTGAAAGCTTGAATAGTGATAATTCTGTTACTGCTGATAAAACAACTAATGTCCCTACACTTGCTGATTGCTTGGACATGCTTAAAAAATTGCCGGGATTGGAGTACGGTAGTGAGACTCACATACTTGGTATCCGCTTGATGAAATCAAAAACAAATAGGGAGACTTTTGTTCTATTGGATGACTCAGTTCTTCAGCTTAGTTGGATCAGTAGCCACACTATGGCTGATGTTTCTCATCACTGATTTATCATATGTTTTGTAGCTTTGACATGTTATTGGTTATGCTTTCCATTTTGTTAAGTTTGTATTTCATTATGTGTTGTTACTTGAACTTGTGTTTGTAAACTTGAGCTACCAGTTTATGAAAATATTGTTCATCATTTCTTCTTATGCTTATAATAGtaatgttatttttttcatatttgaaaATTGCACAGGATGTCTACTACTAGTAGTACAAATGACACTACTTCTGGGTCAGATAGTGATAGTTCATGTGATAATAGTCATTTATCACAACGTAGAAGGAAGAAAAAGGTATTattgacgatgatgatgatgcatgcTACAAACTATTTCTTAAGTCAtgtggacaaaagtccatgcaGGGATTCTGAATTACAAGGATATGGATGGGTTCAAGAGATTATCAACGGACATGATACTCGTTGCTATCAACAATTTAGGATGAGAAAAAATGTGTTTTTACAATTATGTAATGTTTTGGAGTGTCATTATGGTCTGAAGCCAACTAGAGGCATGGGGATTCATGAGCAGGTTGGGATTTTCTTATACATTTTAGGACAACCATGCTCCATTCGTAATGCAGAGGAGAGATTCCAGCATTCTGGAGAGACAATTTCTAGACAATTCCACAGGGTTTTAGAGGTTGTACTTGCACTTTCTGGTGATATTATTAAGCTTGTTGACCCTACCTTTATGGAtacacctcatcaaattagaagTGATAGAAGATATCATCCTCACTTTAAGGATTGTATTGGTGCTATAGATGGCACTCATGTGAAGTTGATAGTCCCGGTTGAACATCAGATTCCTGACACTTCTAGAAAGGGCTATACAACAACTAATGTAATGGCTGTTTGCGATTTCAATATGTGCTTCACATTTGTGTTAGCAGGATGGGAAGGATCTGCACATGACACTAGGATCTTTATGGATGCTTTGCGCACGCCTAGATTGCATTTTCCACATCCTCCTCATGGTTAGTtacttgtattttttttctttaaattttatcACCAACATGTATATTTAAATCATTGTACACTTTATTCACAGGTAAATATTATCTTGTTGATGTTGGCTATCCCAACTTTATGGGCTACTTAGGACCCTACAAAACCACCAGATATCATCTCCCCCATTTTAGATTAGGGCCCAGAGCTAGAggaagaaatgaagtgtttaattTTTTGCACTCTAGCCTCCGAAGCACAATTGAACGAACATTTGGGTGTTGCAAAGCTAGATGGAAAATACTCAACAACATGCCTTCTTTTCCATTGAAAACCACAACTCACATCATTGTTGCTTGTATGGCTTTACACAATTTCATAAGAAGGACTGGCACGGGTGATAGAGAGTTTCTTTTGTTTGATGAGAATGTTGATTTAGAGTACAATGTTGATGCTCATAACACTACCCCCGAAGATGTGACATGGGAGGAACCAACTCAACAAAGTGTTAGGCAAATGGAGCGAGTTAGAGATGCTATCagttttatttagttttatttttatgattgtTGCACTTTTCAAATTTATGCATTTATTACTATGAACTTTTTGAACGTAGTTACTATAAACTTATTTTGGTGTACTGTAGTGATTGGTAGTTTATTTTGTTTGTAATGATTTTAGTTACTATTaacttgtgttttttttatcatggtttgatctttaaattttaataattttagttctactatttttaatttaaaatattaaattcatttataataattttagttctactatttttaatttttaattttttaatctcAACTACGGATAAGTGCTTATGTAAAAATACATCCAAACGCTTCTATTTGATATAAGCTGTTCTCAAATGCGCGCATCCAAACGCAAAcagcttattaaatttaagcgcttatgacataagctcTTATACaataaggccccgtttggataaacagcttaattaagcgcttatggtcataagcgcttatgacataagcgcttatgacataagcgcttattcataagctatttttaaaaatttattgaaataaattaaaaataagctgtgtataagcataagctgtttttcataagctatcctgagtagcttatgaaaataagctgaaaatagcttatggcagaccataaactgtttgcataagctctcccaaacacttgcaaaagagcttatgctgtcagataagctcaaataagctcttccaaactgggcctaagCGCTTAtcccataagcgcttaattaagctggtATTCCAAACGCGGCCAATATATATCATTGCCATGTAACCCCTTTGAGCCTTATTTCCTAATCCTGGCAATAGCATAATATTGATtcttaggaaaaagaaaaaaaaattatgatgtaATATGCTCAAAATTTTGATTGACTAAGTTGAGGGTCTTAGAGGACAATCATATGCTTAATGCTGAATATTTACTACTGAACTTGGTtaaaaagattgaaagatgtaGTTTGAATATTTAAAGAACTTTTAATTAGACAATATAATATAATGCAATTTAACTAACATCTATAGTGTTCCCTCTTGAGATTTACAATAATCAAAGAATCAACTCCAGCAATGTGGTATGGTGTGCTCAATTAAAGAAAGAAATGGAAAACTTTCTACTTGTCACACATGCAAATCATATTGGACTTCATTAGGGTGCAAATGTAATGCATTTTCTTAACCATCTTTATTTTttactcttcttctttttcccttTGAATTAGGTCACACACAGCTACAACATTTTAGAAAGATGAGCATTTCTAGTACCAAACTTTTTAACTAGTAAAAATGGGGGAAAAGAATGGACATACTTGTAGTAGATCTCCAATGTTCACTACTAGAGCTCCAGGAACAGGAGGAACATCAACCCACTGCCCATAGCTCAAAACTTGGAGCCCACCAATGTGATCTTGAAGCAGAATTGTAAGGAAATCAGGATCACAATGTCTGGTAGTGCCCATAGTCAGTTCAGGTTCAGGACATGCTGGATAATAGTGACTAAGAATTGTGTGGCCTTTTGCACAATCCATCCTTTCAAGATGCTCAGGCTTGAGTGCTAGTGCTTCTGACAATAATTCAAATAAAAGCTTCCCCAATGCCTGAACTTCCCTAGAGTATTCCACTGTTACATCCCTACAAATTACAATGAAATTATAAGGTAGCAAAATATTTTCTTTACAATGAATTCATATTTGTTAACAAAGAAATTTAAATTATTCAATGTAGCTTCTTTGCAATTTTCCAATCTTCAAAATTTACCTGCATACAGGAGGCAATTCTTGAGGATCAAGAGGTTCAGGACCCATCACACAGAACAGTGTATCCCTCCAGTTAGCATGTTTTGATTGATACAAATCAAAGTTGCTCACATActtcaccttcttcatcagctccCTAGTGTAATACTCAGCCTTCAACTCTTGTGGCAGCTCGTGGAACTCACGCGCCGCCGCAACCATCTCCTCCAACAGTTTCACGGGTATTCCATGATTCACCACCTGGAAAAACCCTACCGTTTCCGCCGCATCCCGGACTCCGGCAATAACGTCAGCGCGTTGTCGAGCGACGCCTTCGAGGTCGATCACGGGGATCCTGAACTGGATCTGCGGTGGCTCGCCGGCGGCGGTGAGGTCCTCTGGCGGCATGATGAAAATTCGCGGGAGTCTGGTGATGCCGGAGTCAACAAGACCTTTGACACCTGCTTTGGAGTCATCGAAGGACTTGAGTTCCGGCAAACGGTCGTCGGTTGTGGAACTTCCTGCGAGAGATTTACCGGCTTCGGCGACATCCATTGCAAAGTACTAGAAGCTTAGCTTTCTAAATCTAAATTCAAATGCAACCTTATCTTCTTTGTATTTTATGTAGGTGGGTTGATAAAGATTGtctcaattgtaaaaaaaaaaaagtgaccaTGATGTCTCTTGAGTTTCATCACCTCACCATTGATTTTTGTGTGTTTAGTAACTGATTTTTACTGTATGTGTTGTGTAAATAAATCGACCTAGTAGCTTTCTATACACAGTTGGATCAACAAGAGCATCAATCAGCCTGAGTTTTCTGAAATTTGGCATTCGAATCCATTGGATCAACAAGAGAAACTCTTAGTAAACAATGAAAAATCTGCAATAGATTGCTTGTAACCTGAATCAAGTAGGACACTAGTTAGCTTAGCATTCCATTGTCTGCTGGAATAttgcttcaagccatatagTGATTTGGCCAACTTGCTGACCTCTGACTGGAGGAGTTTGCCAAGCCTGGGGGAGGCCTCATGTATACTTCCTATGGTAGATCAACATGAAAGAAGGTAGTATTGACATATAATTGTTCCAGAAACCAACCTTTCGCAGATGCAAGAGCCAGCAAAACTCTGGTTGGAGTAATCTTCTCCACTGGACTTAAGGTTTCTAGGTAAACTAGTCCTTCAGTTTGAGTAGACCCTTTGGCTACCCGACCAGGCTTTGTGCTTTTCAATGGAGCTATCAATATGATTTTTAACCTTAATAACCCACTTGCAACCTATAGCTTGTTTTCCAGGGGGTAGTGTTGTTAAAATCCAGGTTTTGTTGGCTTCTAATGCTCTCAACTCTGAATCTATATCCTGCTGACAATGTGGAGGTGATATTGCTTCAGCACAAGTCTTTGGAAATGGTAAGAGAATTTTTTTAGTGAGATTTGGATAAGTGGTCATAGGTTACCTGATCAATAATGGAATGAATAGGAGTCGTATAAGGTGATAGGTGTGTAGATGTTTAAAGAGAATGATGCTAAGCACTAAGATAAGGAGGTGGTTTCCTTATTCTTTGTGATATTCTAGGTGTGATGTGTGCAGGTGGTATGGGAATGGATGAATCTAAGGAGGCATCATTATTAGTTGTGGGTTGAATAGGTGGCTCAATGGGAAAAAGACCTTCACCATGTAAAGAAAGGATAGGTAAAGGAAAGGAATTGAGTGTAGCAGAAATGTCAGTGGATTCTGGTTGTGGAGGCTTGGAAGGAAACTTATGTTCATATGAGAAGACATGTCTGGAAGTGCAGATAGCTTTTGAGATTTTATCAAACAAAACATAACCTTTGTTTCTTGGCTTATATCCCAAGAAAACACGCTGTCTTGCTCTAGGGCCTAGCTTTTGTCTGTGAGCAACCAAAGGAGTGGCATAAGCCAAACATTCAAATACCTTCAGATCTTGTATGATAGGAACTGTCCCATATAAAACCTtgagaaaaaacaaaactaGGTTGCCTGTTGATCAGGTCAACGTCATGACTGGCTGCAAACGACCAAAATGACTCTAGAATGAAGGACTGAAATAGCAATGCTCTAGTAATAGCTAATATGTGTTGATATTTCCTTTTCACCACTCCATTTTATTGGGGAGTTTCTACACAAGAAGTCTGGTGGATGATTCCTTTATCACTGTAAAAATCCTTCAAAAGAAACTCTAGACCATTATCAGATCTTATACATTTCACCTTTCGGTTAAACTGTGTATGAATAAAAGAGACAAAAGACCTGATATTAGAGGCAactattgttttatttttcatgaAGTAAAGGCAAGTAAATCTGGACTTGTCTTCTACAACAGTAAGAAAAGACCTATGACTTAAAATAGTTGGAATCGAAACTGGTCCCCATATATCAGACTTCTTGTGTAGAAACTTAAAGGAAAAGAGAATTTCAGACTCTGTGTCACTTAAAGGAAAAGACTTCTTCTGTTTTCCCAAATGGCTATTGCAAGGATCATTGATTTGTGTATACAATCAATAAAAGAAAACATCGTCTTCATGATTTGCATCTCGTCATGAGATGGATGTCCAGGACTTGCATGCCACAAGTCATTATAGTGCCAGCAATATGTGTGATGACATATTTGCTATTGGCAATTTGATCCTAATTGGTTTTATTGTTTCCACTTActgaaagcatttaaaagaaTGACATATATGATCTGTAGCCCCTATATCAAAAATCCAGGAttaatattttgaattaaaaaaaacagtGCAAGCCATACCTGTCTCACTTGAGGTTCTGTTGTGATCTGATGTGCCATATGTGATCCTTGTCCCTAGCTCAATAAGGCATGCCTTCTGTTGATCAGGTGTAAAAGACAAGTTTCCAGCATTCTCAACTCTGCCTGGATTCTCAATCCTACTTCTATGAGAATAAACTAAAGCTTGATAGTAGGAATCACATCACATGTGCATTTTACCTCACAAGAATAAATCCGCAAAGGTTTGTAATCTTATCTTTCTTGCCATAAACTTTTTGACTGAGTAAAGTGGGCAGTAAAAGGTTTCTCACCTTACATGAGCATATAAGTCTCTTCTTTAAGCTcataaattcaaaaaatttcacCTTGGTAATAACGATCCTTCAAATCCTTCCACGCCTCTTCAATCATTTTCATTCCACAATACACTATGAGCATGCAATTGATGGATGTAAGGTCTGATTGATCCCGGAAAGAACTAAGGTATTGCATCTGTCCCACAATGCAACCAATGGAACATCTAGGTTCTGGCCGTGGTAAGGTGCCATCAATGAACTGAAGCTTGTTTTTTGTCTTCAAAGCCATGGTCGTCGCACTTGACCAAGAGTGGTAATTGGCACAAGTAAGAGGAACCTAGACTAGAATTGCTCCAGGATTTTTATTGATTTGAAGATAGAATGGTGCATGATTGCATTCTCCATAGAAGATCAAGTAACAACATGAAGAATTATCTCCAATGTTGAACAGAAAATGATGAATCGAAGCAAGAATTGATCAAGTGAATGAAGAATTTCCACAAGAACAAACCGAAATTAGCTTTGATAAGAGGAAATTTGAATGGTGAGTGCGCAATAGAGTTCCAATTTGGAGCTGTGATACCATATGAAAAGCAGAAACTCAGAGTATCAAAGCGAATGAAAAGAGTGAATATATATTAACTGAAGCTTGAGTACAATTTTCACTTATATAGACTAAGAAAACTTGAAGTGAAGCTAACAGAAAAGGAGAGCAAGTATAACAGAAAAAATGGTAACTAACTCTATGCTTAACTAACTCTTAAGCTAAGAATAGTAAAACTAATTACAAGGCTTATTATCTATCACAGATATTTCAAGGGTGATAACCAGATATGAGCCTTGAAACAAGCACTTAAGTGAAGCAccaatttgagaaataaacgACCATCTTTTAGATATTGCGGTGAGAATAGCAACAAGCCCTCCTGTCTACAACTTGATGATCCATTGCTCAAGAAATGATAATAAATCTCCAAGTGTAATCTTGACACACAAAATAATTAATCTTTTTGAGAACTCTTGCTCCCAACTTTTAGTCAGTGAACTAAACTCTTGATTCTGTTAAGAAAGAAACACAAGTGTCACCTTAATACAAATAATGAAATAACCTTTTCATTCATTCTGTTTTTAAGGagcaaatgaacaaattaacaaCAACAATTGAATTGGAATATTTTTGtctcaaaattaaaatataagagTAAACAATCAATTAGTAATCACAATGGACTTCAATAGATTTTtaatgtgtaatttatttttttaagaagaaTGGAAAAAGAAGTTCATCAAATAAAACTTATTCAAATAGAAG from Lotus japonicus ecotype B-129 chromosome 2, LjGifu_v1.2 includes:
- the LOC130738324 gene encoding 1-aminocyclopropane-1-carboxylate oxidase homolog 1-like; protein product: MDVAEAGKSLAGSSTTDDRLPELKSFDDSKAGVKGLVDSGITRLPRIFIMPPEDLTAAGEPPQIQFRIPVIDLEGVARQRADVIAGVRDAAETVGFFQVVNHGIPVKLLEEMVAAAREFHELPQELKAEYYTRELMKKVKYVSNFDLYQSKHANWRDTLFCVMGPEPLDPQELPPVCRDVTVEYSREVQALGKLLFELLSEALALKPEHLERMDCAKGHTILSHYYPACPEPELTMGTTRHCDPDFLTILLQDHIGGLQVLSYGQWVDVPPVPGALVVNIGDLLQLISNDRFLSVEHRVLANHRGPRVSVACFFTLHLYPTTRMYGPIKELWSEENPPVYRETLLKDFIAYYDNKGLDGKSALAHFRLQQ